The following coding sequences are from one Bradyrhizobium sp. 200 window:
- a CDS encoding helix-turn-helix domain-containing protein — MKRRNFAHRPGCAVEATLDLIDGKWKGVILFHLQAGTQRFGELRRRMPGITQRMLTKQLRALEDDKLVIRKVYAEVPPRVEYTLSDIGESLRPVIETLRAWGEGHQERLSCGPVSDAVKTPDRAA; from the coding sequence ATGAAACGGCGGAATTTTGCCCATCGGCCCGGCTGCGCGGTCGAGGCCACGCTCGATCTGATCGATGGCAAGTGGAAAGGGGTGATCCTGTTTCACCTGCAGGCCGGCACCCAGCGGTTCGGGGAGTTGCGGCGGCGGATGCCCGGGATTACCCAGCGCATGCTGACCAAGCAGCTTCGGGCGCTCGAGGACGACAAACTCGTGATCCGCAAGGTCTATGCCGAGGTGCCGCCGCGGGTCGAATACACGCTGTCGGACATTGGCGAGAGCCTGCGGCCGGTGATCGAGACGCTGCGGGCATGGGGCGAGGGCCACCAGGAACGGCTATCCTGCGGGCCTGTGTCCGACGCCGTCAAAACGCCCGATCGCGCGGCGTAG
- a CDS encoding DegQ family serine endoprotease: MNLIRSFVLLLASVVVATPAPAQDRRVPSSAAELRLSYAPIVQRVQPAVVNVYAAKTVQNRNPLLDDPVFRRFFGVPGMQPEQMQRSLGSGVMVDPAGLVVTNNHVIEGADQVKISLADKREFEAEIVLKDSRTDLAVLRVKDGREKFATLDFANSDELLVGDVVLAIGNPFGVGQTVTHGIVSALARTKVGITDYQFFIQTDAAINPGNSGGALVDMTGKLVGINTAIFSRSGGSQGIGFAIPANMVRVVVASAKSGGKAVKRPWLGAKLQAVTPEIAETLGLKLPNGALVANVAPNSPAARAGLKPSDLIVAIESQTIDDPNAFDYRFATRPLGGSTQIDVQRSGKTVKLTVPLETAPDTNREEIVLTARSPFQGAKVANISPAIADELHLDSQTEGVVVIDLADGGTAASVGFQKGDIILAVNSQKISKTSDLDKASKASSRLWRIVVVRGGQQINVTLGG, encoded by the coding sequence ATGAATTTGATCCGCTCTTTCGTCCTGCTGCTGGCCTCTGTTGTCGTTGCAACGCCTGCGCCGGCGCAGGATCGGCGCGTGCCGTCCTCGGCCGCCGAGCTGCGGCTGTCCTACGCGCCGATCGTGCAGCGTGTGCAGCCGGCGGTGGTGAACGTTTATGCCGCCAAGACGGTGCAGAATCGCAACCCGCTGTTGGACGACCCGGTCTTCCGCCGCTTCTTCGGCGTGCCCGGCATGCAGCCCGAGCAGATGCAGCGCTCGCTCGGATCGGGCGTGATGGTCGACCCGGCGGGGCTCGTGGTCACCAACAACCACGTCATCGAGGGCGCCGATCAGGTCAAGATTTCGCTGGCTGACAAGCGCGAGTTCGAAGCCGAGATCGTGCTCAAGGACAGCCGCACCGATCTGGCCGTGCTGCGCGTGAAGGACGGAAGGGAGAAATTCGCAACCCTGGACTTTGCCAATTCCGATGAACTGCTGGTCGGCGACGTCGTGCTCGCGATCGGTAACCCCTTCGGCGTCGGCCAGACCGTGACGCACGGCATCGTCTCGGCGCTGGCCCGCACCAAGGTCGGCATCACCGACTACCAGTTCTTCATCCAGACCGATGCCGCGATCAATCCCGGCAATTCCGGCGGTGCGCTGGTCGACATGACCGGCAAGCTCGTCGGCATCAACACCGCGATCTTCTCGCGCTCCGGCGGCTCGCAGGGCATCGGCTTTGCAATCCCGGCCAACATGGTGCGCGTGGTTGTGGCGTCCGCCAAGAGCGGCGGCAAGGCCGTCAAGCGGCCGTGGCTGGGCGCAAAACTGCAGGCGGTGACGCCCGAAATCGCCGAAACGCTCGGGCTGAAACTGCCGAACGGCGCCTTGGTCGCCAATGTCGCGCCGAACAGTCCGGCTGCCCGCGCCGGCCTGAAGCCGTCCGACCTGATCGTCGCGATCGAAAGCCAGACGATCGACGACCCCAACGCGTTCGACTATCGCTTTGCCACGCGACCGCTCGGCGGTTCGACCCAGATCGACGTGCAGCGTTCCGGCAAGACCGTGAAATTGACGGTACCGCTGGAGACGGCCCCCGATACCAACCGCGAAGAAATCGTGCTCACCGCACGCTCGCCATTCCAGGGCGCCAAGGTCGCCAATATTTCGCCGGCGATCGCCGACGAGTTGCATCTGGATTCCCAGACCGAGGGCGTCGTGGTGATCGATCTCGCCGACGGCGGCACCGCGGCCAGCGTCGGCTTCCAGAAGGGCGACATCATCCTTGCGGTCAACAGCCAGAAGATCAGCAAGACCAGCGACCTCGACAAGGCATCGAAGGCGTCATCCAGGCTGTGGCGCATCGTCGTGGTGCGCGGCGGCCAGCAGATCAACGTGACGCTGGGCGGATGA
- a CDS encoding replication-associated recombination protein A → MSPKQPREATNLFAAAGMEEDAPRPLPDRLRPRTLADVVGQDHILGPDGALTRMLETRTLGSLVFWGPPGTGKTTVARLLADATELHFEQISAVFSGVADLKKVFDAARARREMGKGTLLFVDEVHRFNRAQQDSFLPVMEDGTVVLVGATTENPSFELNAALLSRARVLVFHSLDAAAIEKLFAHAEKVEGRKLPLDAEARAVLVRMADGDGRAALTLVEEVWRAARKDEVFNAAQLQEILQRRAPIYDKSADGHYNLISALHKSVRGSDPDAALYYLARMLDAGEDPLFLARRVVRMAVEDIGLADPQALVICNAAKDAFDFLGSPEGELAIAQAVIYLATAPKSNAAYKAFGAAMRTAKEGGSLLPPKHILNSPTKLMKSEGYGSGYEYDHDAPDAFSGQDYFPEALGRQTFYDPPDRGFEREIRKRLDYWAKLRRERERE, encoded by the coding sequence ATGAGCCCGAAGCAACCCCGCGAGGCGACCAACCTCTTTGCCGCGGCAGGGATGGAGGAGGATGCGCCGCGTCCGCTGCCCGACCGGCTGCGCCCGCGCACGCTCGCCGATGTCGTGGGCCAGGATCACATCCTCGGTCCCGACGGCGCGCTGACGCGCATGCTGGAGACGCGGACGCTGGGCTCGCTGGTGTTCTGGGGACCGCCCGGCACCGGCAAGACCACCGTGGCGCGGCTGCTGGCTGACGCCACCGAACTGCATTTCGAGCAGATTTCCGCGGTGTTTTCCGGCGTCGCCGACTTGAAGAAAGTATTCGACGCGGCGCGCGCCCGGCGCGAGATGGGCAAGGGCACGCTGCTGTTCGTCGACGAGGTGCACCGTTTCAACCGCGCGCAGCAGGATTCATTCCTGCCCGTGATGGAAGACGGCACGGTGGTGCTGGTCGGCGCCACCACGGAAAATCCGTCGTTCGAGCTCAACGCCGCGCTGTTGTCGCGGGCGCGGGTTCTGGTGTTTCATTCGCTCGATGCCGCTGCGATCGAAAAACTGTTTGCGCATGCCGAAAAGGTCGAGGGCCGAAAACTGCCGCTCGATGCGGAGGCGCGCGCCGTGCTGGTGCGGATGGCCGATGGCGACGGCCGCGCCGCGCTGACCCTGGTCGAAGAGGTCTGGCGCGCCGCGCGCAAGGACGAAGTCTTCAACGCCGCGCAGTTGCAGGAAATCCTGCAGCGCCGCGCGCCGATCTACGACAAGTCCGCCGACGGTCATTACAACCTGATCTCGGCGCTGCATAAATCGGTGCGCGGCTCCGATCCCGATGCCGCGCTGTACTACCTCGCGCGCATGCTGGATGCCGGCGAGGATCCGCTGTTTTTGGCGCGGCGCGTGGTGCGCATGGCGGTCGAGGACATCGGCCTTGCCGATCCGCAAGCGCTGGTGATCTGCAATGCCGCCAAGGATGCGTTCGATTTTCTGGGGTCTCCCGAGGGCGAACTCGCGATCGCGCAGGCCGTCATCTATCTTGCCACCGCGCCGAAATCGAACGCCGCCTACAAGGCGTTTGGCGCGGCGATGCGCACGGCGAAGGAGGGCGGTTCGCTGCTGCCGCCAAAGCATATCCTCAATTCGCCGACCAAGCTGATGAAGTCGGAAGGCTATGGTTCCGGCTATGAATACGATCATGACGCGCCGGACGCGTTCTCCGGGCAGGACTACTTCCCGGAAGCACTGGGGCGGCAAACCTTCTACGATCCGCCGGACCGCGGTTTCGAGCGCGAGATCCGCAAGCGGCTGGATTACTGGGCGAAGTTGCGGCGGGAGCGAGAGCGCGAATGA
- a CDS encoding tetratricopeptide repeat protein produces the protein MMSFGDYLKQAIRAVACVVVLASPLAAAAETVEVAPGVQVTKRSFTAPVNEQPFFGFTAKTPEQKAEDEKFVSAIIGATGSREKAFEETTKRAWIAIQAGKVREAAIRFNQAFLISPEQSSVYHGFAVIAQARFNDFDAADELFRIALKQPHPVKALKADYGRLLLIAKRPRDAQAVLDQAVKESPDFSDAWTNLAWARFQNGDPAAACAAAEEAAKKRPSNNSISDLTAVRNVAQCK, from the coding sequence ATGATGAGTTTCGGGGACTATCTCAAGCAGGCCATCCGGGCCGTCGCATGTGTGGTGGTGCTGGCGTCGCCGCTCGCCGCAGCCGCGGAGACGGTCGAGGTGGCGCCGGGCGTGCAGGTGACCAAGCGAAGCTTCACAGCGCCGGTCAACGAGCAGCCGTTCTTTGGATTTACGGCCAAGACTCCGGAGCAGAAGGCCGAGGATGAGAAGTTCGTGAGCGCCATCATCGGCGCCACCGGGTCTCGCGAAAAGGCTTTCGAGGAAACAACCAAGCGCGCCTGGATAGCGATACAGGCCGGCAAGGTACGGGAAGCCGCGATCCGGTTTAATCAGGCCTTTCTCATTTCGCCTGAACAGAGCAGCGTCTATCATGGCTTTGCGGTGATTGCTCAGGCTCGCTTCAATGATTTCGATGCCGCCGACGAACTGTTCAGGATTGCGCTCAAGCAGCCTCATCCGGTGAAGGCGCTCAAGGCCGACTATGGCCGGCTGCTCCTGATCGCCAAACGGCCGCGCGATGCGCAGGCGGTGCTGGACCAGGCCGTCAAGGAGTCCCCCGACTTCAGCGATGCCTGGACCAATCTCGCCTGGGCCAGGTTCCAGAACGGAGACCCGGCGGCGGCCTGCGCCGCTGCGGAGGAGGCCGCCAAAAAGCGCCCGTCGAACAATTCCATCAGCGACCTGACGGCGGTGAGAAACGTCGCGCAGTGCAAATAG
- a CDS encoding alpha/beta hydrolase, which translates to MKLSRSALTVLAAMAASPAWAQMPEDLAWKLLELGRVIDPPKTVELYAPLQEKEPYQGVKVERDVKYGPADRNLLDIFAPDNVTSARPVLIYVHAGAFVGGNKRTTPTSPFYDNIMLWAARNGFIGVNATYRLAPQAPWPAGAEDMAAAVKWITDKIGERGGNPARIYLMGHSAGAVHVANYVSHPEFHKVKGGGLAGAIMLSGIYDLTATPLADTQRAYFGADPARYAERSSLSGLATTDIPLMIAAAELDPEGFVLQFDLAKDASCKRAAGCARAFLLPQHSHMSEVYSINTADTRLTDQILDFVKTGK; encoded by the coding sequence ATGAAATTATCAAGGTCGGCTTTGACCGTTCTGGCGGCAATGGCCGCGAGCCCAGCGTGGGCGCAGATGCCGGAGGATCTGGCCTGGAAGCTCCTGGAACTCGGCCGCGTCATCGACCCACCCAAGACGGTGGAGCTCTACGCGCCGCTGCAGGAAAAAGAGCCGTATCAGGGCGTCAAGGTCGAGCGGGACGTTAAATACGGCCCTGCCGATCGCAACCTGCTCGATATCTTCGCACCGGATAACGTGACATCGGCCCGGCCGGTTCTGATCTATGTGCATGCCGGCGCCTTCGTCGGCGGCAACAAGCGGACCACACCGACCAGCCCGTTCTACGACAACATCATGCTGTGGGCGGCAAGGAACGGCTTCATCGGCGTCAACGCCACCTATCGCCTCGCGCCGCAGGCGCCCTGGCCGGCGGGTGCCGAGGATATGGCCGCGGCGGTCAAGTGGATCACCGACAAGATCGGCGAACGTGGCGGCAATCCCGCGCGCATCTACCTGATGGGACATTCCGCCGGCGCGGTTCACGTCGCAAACTATGTCTCGCATCCCGAATTCCACAAGGTGAAGGGTGGCGGCCTGGCCGGCGCGATCATGCTGTCGGGAATTTACGACCTGACCGCGACACCGCTCGCCGATACCCAGCGCGCCTATTTCGGCGCCGATCCCGCGCGCTACGCCGAACGATCCTCGCTGTCCGGTTTGGCTACAACGGATATCCCGCTGATGATAGCCGCCGCTGAACTTGATCCGGAAGGCTTCGTGCTGCAATTCGATCTCGCGAAGGATGCAAGCTGCAAACGCGCCGCCGGGTGCGCGCGCGCTTTCCTGCTGCCGCAGCACAGCCACATGTCGGAGGTGTATTCGATCAACACCGCCGACACCCGGCTGACCGATCAGATCCTGGATTTCGTCAAAACGGGAAAATAG